From the genome of Natrinema marinum:
TTACACATGAAGTGCGTGTGGTAGACGTTGTCGAAGCGGACGAGCGTCGTGAACATCGCGATGTCGGCCTCGGTCAGGCGGTCGCCCGCGAGGTAGCGCTGGTCTGCCAGCACCTCGTCCCAGTGGTCCAGCGCCGCGAAGAGGTCGTCGACCGCCTCGTCGTAGGGCCCTTGCTTCGTCGCGAAGCCGGCGCGGTAGACGCCGTTGTTGATCGGTTCGTAAATCTCGTCGATGATGCGGTCGACGTCGTCTCGATAGCCTTCGGGATACAGATCCACGTCCCGCGTCGCGTACTCGTCGAACTCGGTGTCGAGCATCCGCATGATCTCTGCGGACTCGTTGTTGACGATGGTGTCCTCCTCTTTGTCCCAGAGGACCGGCACCGTCACGCGGCAGGTCGCGTCCGGGTCCGCCTTCACGTATAGCTCCCGCAGGTAGTCAGCGCCGTGGACGTGATCGGGCGTACAGCCCGCCTTCTCGGGTGTGAACTGCCAGCCGTCGTCGCCGCGGTAGGGGTCGACGACCGAGACCGAGATCGCGTCCTCGAGTCCCTTCAGCGCCCGCGTCACGAGCGTTCGGTGGGCCCACGGGCAGGCGTACGAGACGTAGAGGTGGTACCGGTCGGCTTCGGGCTGAAATCGCGCGTCGGGATCGTCGCGGATCTCGTCCCGGAACGATGTCTCCTGGCGCTCGAACGAGCCGTCGTCGGAGGTCGAGTCGTACGCGCCGGTCCGCCACTCGCCGTCGACGAGCATGTTCATACCGCGACGTGAGGGAGCCGCGCATAAATGGTCTCGCTAACACTCGCGTCACTGGCTCGCGTCGCCGTTACCGGCCGGCCGTGCGACCTTGCGAGTCAGCCTGCAATGCTGACGATCCAGTACCCCGCACCGAACGCGACGAGAGTGGCACCCTCGAGGCGGGTCAGTCGCCGCCCGGTCGCCAGCACGGCCGTCGCGAACACTGTCAGCACGGCGAGCCACGCCAACGCGAGGAAGACGCCCGGATCGACCGCCAACGGGCGAACGGCGGCCGCAATCCCCAGCACGCCGAGGACGTTGAAGACGTTCGAACCGACGACGTTACCCGCGGCGATACTCGTATCGCCCCGGCGAGCGGCTACCACCGAGGTCACGAGTTCCGGCAGCGACGTACCGGCCGCGACGACCGTCGCGCCGACGACCCACTCCGAGACGCCGGCGGCCAGCGCCAGCCCGACCGCCGCGTCGACCAGCAGCCGACCGCCGACGATCACCAGCGCGAGGCCACCGACGACGCGGCCGACCTCGAGACCGAACCGCACCGAGACCTCACCGCTTGCCACCTCTGCGGTCGACGCGCCGTCGGCGGACTCGTGTGACGCAGCTTCCCTGCCATCCGTGGCGTTGCTGTCACCAACGTTCCGAACCGCGACGACGAGCGCCCCGAGGTACGCGCCCAGTAATAGCAGGAGGACCGCACCCTCGAGGCGCGAGACGACGGCGGTCGCGAGGACGGCGGCCGCAACGACCGTCGACGCGGCCATCGCGAGGACGTCCCGACGAAGCAACTGCTCGGCGACGCGAAACGGCGCGATGACGGCGACGAGTCCGAGTATCACCCCGAGATTGAACACGTTCGAACCGACGACGTTGCCGACCGCGACGCCGCCGCGGCCCTCGAGCGCGGCTCCGGTCGAGACGACGATCTCCGGCGCGGAGGTCCCGAACGCGACCACCGTGAGGCCGACGACGAGGGCGGAGACGCCGGCCGCGCTCGCGAGCCTCGCGGCACCGGTCACGAGCAGCCGCGCGCCGAGCCACAGGGCGAGCACACCGACGACGAGCGACGCCGCGTCTCCGAGCATCATCGACAGCAGTCGTTTTCTGCGGAAGCGGAAAAACGCCGGGGACCCGACTCGGCCGGCCGGAGCCACAAGCGTTTAAGCGGTCCCGGTGAGCACTCGAGGCAATGGCAGACGACGGGGACCGGCATCGACAGAGCCGGCTGTTCACGGACGACGACGGCGGGTTCGACGCCGATCGCGCACGCGAGGAATCGTTACCCGTCGAGGACGGCGAGGTGATCGACACCGACGAACTGGCCGATCACCAGCGCTACGTCGAGGGGCGGGGGATCTACGACGAGCGCAACCGGGTAAACGACCTCACCGGCAAGGAGTGGAAGTACGCCACGAAGTCGGTGATCGCCGAGGGCTACCCCACGGACGTGCAACACGACCTGCGAAGCGAACACGGCGGTCAGAAGCCCCCGCGGCTCTGTGCCGAGTTGATCGGCCGGTTCAGCAAGGCCGGCGACACCGTCCTCGACCCTTTCGCCGGCGTCGGCGGCACCTTACTGGGGGCGAGCTTCTGCGAACACGAGGGGACGGGCCGCCGCGAGGCCATCGGCTTCGAGCGCACCCGACGGTGGATCGATATCTACCACACCGTCCTCGAGCGGGAAAACGAGGAGCGCCGCGCCCGCGGCGAACAGCCGCTGGCCGAACAGGACGTGCGCCACGGCGACTGCGCCGAGTTGATCGACGAGGTACCCGACGACTCGGTCGACCTCCTGCTGACCGACGTGCCCTACTGGCACATGGACGAACTCGAGCAGACACGCAACGAGCGCCGCACGCGCGAGAGCAAACTGGGATCGTTCGACGACCCGGACGGCGACGACGCGGACGAGGACGGCGCCTCCGATGCGGACCCGTCCACCGCCGACAGCGAGTGGGAGACGAAAGCCGACTGGCTCGAGGACATGGCCGCGAAGTTCGATCGGTTCACCGACGCGGTCGCGCCCGACGGCCACCTCGTCGTCTTCATCGGCGACATGTACCGCGAGCAGTCCTACGAGTTCCTCTCGGCGGACCTCGCGCGCGCCATCGAGGAGACCGCGCCCGTGACGCTCGCCGCTACTCTGATCTGGTACGATCCGTCGAAGGACCTCCACGTCTACGGCTACCCGTTCTCGTTCGTCCCCTCGATGGTCCACCAGAACGTCCTCGTCTTCCGCCTCGAGTCGGGCGACGAGGGCGACTCGTGACGGCGTCGGACTTCCGTCGGCCGACCGTCTGACGCGGTTTTATTGGGGTCCAGCGAGACGAAACGAACAGGCGCGCCGACGGCTTCCCCACCCCTCCCCATCCGTCCGCGCGCCTGCTCCCGTTCCTCTCCTTTCGAATCAGGCGCTCGCTGGCAGCAGCGCCGACCGAACCGCGTCCGCACGATCGGTCTCAGTGATGACCGCGACCTCGTCGCCGACCGCGAGTTCCGTCCCCGGCAGCGGGATCGTCAGCGGCTCGCGGGCGCGACCGTGGGCGTAGATCCGCGCGGACTCGGGCAACTCGAGTTCGCTCATCCGCTTGCCGACCGCGGGCGAGCCGTCCGTGATCTCGAGGACGGTCAGTTGGAGGTTCGCCGCGAGGTCGGTGACGACGTTGAAGTCGCCGCCGAGCAGCGCCGTCTTCGCGCCCGCGGCGCCGAGGCGTTCGGGGTAGACGATCTCGTCGACCTCCGCGGCGTACTTCTCGTAGATGTCCTCGCGGTAGTCCTCGTCGATCCGCAGCACGGTCCGACAGCCGTGGTGGGTGCCGACCATGCAGGCCGCGAAGTTGACGTTGAGATCGGGTGTGAACGCGCCGATCGCGTCTGCAGCTTCGATCTCAGCTTCGACGAGAACCTCCTCGTCCGCGCCGTCGCCCCGTACTGTCTCGAAACCGTCGTCGGTCGCGCGCTCGATCCGATCGATATCGTCGTCGACGATGACGACCTCGTGACCCTCCTCGGCGAGGATCGTCGCTGTCCGCGAGCCGACGCGGCCATATCCCACGATAACAAACATCATGATACATCGATACGCGCTCGGGAGTCAAATACGTTGGTCCGTGCGGGGATCGGCGGCCCCTCGAGACGCGCCGCGAACTCGCGAATAGGAGAGCGACCGAACGTATTTTATTCCGCACATATTTGTGAACGGTATGGCGCTCACCGTCGATGCGGACAAGAATCTTTAACTAACCTGTCTTGCTACGCTCGAGCATCCGATATGGGGGCCATCGACCAACTCGCGGCGTACTTCGAATTTGACGAACACGAGACAGATTTCACGACCGAACTGATCGCGGGGATCACGACGTTTCTGGCGATGTCGTACATCATCGTCGTCAACCCGACGGTGCTGTTGCCGGCGATCATGGGGTTCAACTCCGAAGGCGGACTCAATCAGCAGACGACCATTGACGGGAGCACCTACAGTTCGACGGAGGTGTTTCAGATGCTCGCGATCGCGACGATCATCGCGTCGGTCGTCGCGGTCCTCGTCATGGCGCTGTACGCCAAGCGGCCGTTCGGGCTCGCACCTGGCATGGGGCTGAACGCCTTCTTTACGTTCACCGTCGTGATCGGAATGGGGATTCCCTGGCAGACGGCCCTCGCGGCGGTCTTCGTCGAGGGAATCATCTTCATCGCCATCACGGCCGTCGGGGCTCGAGAGTACGTCATCAACCTCTTCCCCGAACCCGTGAAGTACTCCGTCGGCGCGGGTATCGGCGTCTTCCTCCTCTTCATCGGTCTCCAGGAGATGCAGGTCGTCGCGGCCGACTCCGCGACGCTGGTCACGCTCGGGGACATCGCACAGAACCCCGCTGCGATCCTCGGCCTCGCCGGGCTCTTCCTGACGTTCGTCCTCTGGGCGCGCGGGATGAAAGGCGCGATCATCGTCGGCATTCTCGGCACGGCCGCCGCCGGCTGGGCGCTCCTGCTCGCGGGCGTCTCGACGGCGTCGGCGATCGCGCCTGAAACGCTGCTCGATAGCCAGACCGGCGAGCTCACCTTCGAGGCGGTGACCTCGCCCCACTACGACATCACGCCGCTGGTCGGCGCGTTCGTCGAGGGACTACGCGACGTCGATCCGCTCACGTTTGCGCTCGTCGTGTTCACGTTCTTCTTCGTCGACTTCTTCGACACCGCCGGGACGCTCATCGGCGTCTCGCAGTTCGGCGGCTTCCTCGACGAAGACGGCGAGTTGCCCGAGATGGACAAGCCGCTGATGGCCGACGCCGTCGGGACCACCGTCGGCGCGATGGTCGGCACCTCGACGGTGACGACCTACATCGAGTCCTCGACCGGCGTCGAGGAGGGCGGTCGGACCGGCTTCACCGCGCTCGTGGTCGCGGTCCTGTTCGCGCTGTCGCTGGTCGCGGTACCGGTCGTCGCCGCTATCCCCGCCTACGCCTCGTTCATCGCGCTCGTCGCGGTCGGCGTCATCATGCTCCAGGGCGTCCTCGATGTCGACTGGGAGGATCCGGCGTGGTCGGTCTCCGCCGGATTGACCATCACAATCATGCCGCTGACCTACTCCATCGCCAACGGGCTCGCAGCGGGGATCATCGCCTACCCGCTCGTCAAGACCGCGATCGGCGAACACGACGACGTCCGCCTCGGCCAGTGGGCAATCGCCGTCGCCCTCGTCGGCTACTTCTACGTCTACACGAGCGGCATGCTCGGCTGAGCCGCGGGAACCTACTCGAACCGCCGCAACCCGTGCGTTCTTACGCCTCGAGACCCCTACATCCGTCACCATGGCAGAGATCACGATGTACGAGCTCCCCGGCTGCCCGTACTGCGCGAAGGTCCGCTCGAAGCTCGACGAACTCGAGCTCGACTACGACACCATCGAGGTTCCCCGGTCCCACGATGACCGGACCGAAGTCGAGAAGGTCAGCGGCCAGACCGGCGTCCCGGTCATCGTCGACGAGGCAAACGGCGTCGACGGAATGAGCGAGAGCGACGACATCGTCGCCTACCTCGAGAAGACCTACGGCGACGGCGCGGCGTAACGTCGCCCTCGGCGGTCGGTGACGCCCGTAAACCGATCCACGACGGAGCCGGCGGACGAACGGAATCGGCGCGACGAGCGAGCATCTCGAGCGGTAGTGTGACGAACGACCGCCTCGAGCAGCGTTTACTGACGTACTGACTGGTGGGGAAGTGCGTATCGACCGCCGTTCAGGAGATAGACGAGTGTCTCAGGCCGCTTCTTCGCGCTCGGAGCGCTCGCGGATCACGTCTCTGAGTTCGTCGGCGTTGCGAAGTTCCGCGAGTTCGTCGCGTTCGACCAGCGCCGTGCCGTCGACGGACTCCTGTTTCGCCCGGTCGACGACGTAGACCGACCGCGTCCGGGTGACGTGGCCGATCGAACTCATGATCCGGGCGCGCTTTTCGGCCGCCTTGGTGAACTTCGAGTGGCCGGTGAGGACGATGTCGCTGTCGTCTTCGTCCTCGCTGACCGCCGTAAACGGCGAGCGGACCGTCGGATGGACCTGATAGCCGGCCCGCGTGAGGACCGCGACCACCTGCTCGTCGTCCGGATCCGCTTCTGGATCGTCCGGTGTCGCGTCGCTCTCGTGGACCTCGTCGGCTCCCTCGAGCACGTCGACCGGGCTCGTGAGGGGGGCCTCGAACAGGTCCTCTAAGGCCATCGCGACCTCGACGGAGGCGTTCATCCCGTCTTCGTACTTCGAGACGGTCCGCCGGGAGACGCCGAGTTCGCTCGCCAGTTGGCCCAGGCTCCAGTCGCGGTCCTGGCGCTCGTCGGCCAGCAGGTCGCCGTCGATATTGACGTAGAGGCCGCCGGGGGCGGCGTAGATCAACGGCGGCACGTCCTCAATGAACAGGTTGTACGCCGTGTCGGGACTGAAGACGGGGACGCCGTGGCGGAAGTAGACGACGTCGGGCTTGAGGTCCTCGTCGCGGCTGCGCAGACCGATGACGAGCGGCGTCGCCTGGAGGTAGGTCCCCAGGCGGCGCATCTCGTGGCCGGTCGCCTCGTTGAACGCGTCGATGTTCGCGAGGATCTTGACGAGGATCAGGTCGTCGCCGCGTCGTGCAGCGATGTCGAAGCTCTTCGGCCGGATCGCACACCGGTCGCTGACCACGAATCCCGCGTC
Proteins encoded in this window:
- a CDS encoding NCS2 family permease, whose protein sequence is MGAIDQLAAYFEFDEHETDFTTELIAGITTFLAMSYIIVVNPTVLLPAIMGFNSEGGLNQQTTIDGSTYSSTEVFQMLAIATIIASVVAVLVMALYAKRPFGLAPGMGLNAFFTFTVVIGMGIPWQTALAAVFVEGIIFIAITAVGAREYVINLFPEPVKYSVGAGIGVFLLFIGLQEMQVVAADSATLVTLGDIAQNPAAILGLAGLFLTFVLWARGMKGAIIVGILGTAAAGWALLLAGVSTASAIAPETLLDSQTGELTFEAVTSPHYDITPLVGAFVEGLRDVDPLTFALVVFTFFFVDFFDTAGTLIGVSQFGGFLDEDGELPEMDKPLMADAVGTTVGAMVGTSTVTTYIESSTGVEEGGRTGFTALVVAVLFALSLVAVPVVAAIPAYASFIALVAVGVIMLQGVLDVDWEDPAWSVSAGLTITIMPLTYSIANGLAAGIIAYPLVKTAIGEHDDVRLGQWAIAVALVGYFYVYTSGMLG
- a CDS encoding transcriptional regulator: MSRSALVGNVTAMLEDAGFVVSDRCAIRPKSFDIAARRGDDLILVKILANIDAFNEATGHEMRRLGTYLQATPLVIGLRSRDEDLKPDVVYFRHGVPVFSPDTAYNLFIEDVPPLIYAAPGGLYVNIDGDLLADERQDRDWSLGQLASELGVSRRTVSKYEDGMNASVEVAMALEDLFEAPLTSPVDVLEGADEVHESDATPDDPEADPDDEQVVAVLTRAGYQVHPTVRSPFTAVSEDEDDSDIVLTGHSKFTKAAEKRARIMSSIGHVTRTRSVYVVDRAKQESVDGTALVERDELAELRNADELRDVIRERSEREEAA
- a CDS encoding DNA methyltransferase — encoded protein: MADDGDRHRQSRLFTDDDGGFDADRAREESLPVEDGEVIDTDELADHQRYVEGRGIYDERNRVNDLTGKEWKYATKSVIAEGYPTDVQHDLRSEHGGQKPPRLCAELIGRFSKAGDTVLDPFAGVGGTLLGASFCEHEGTGRREAIGFERTRRWIDIYHTVLERENEERRARGEQPLAEQDVRHGDCAELIDEVPDDSVDLLLTDVPYWHMDELEQTRNERRTRESKLGSFDDPDGDDADEDGASDADPSTADSEWETKADWLEDMAAKFDRFTDAVAPDGHLVVFIGDMYREQSYEFLSADLARAIEETAPVTLAATLIWYDPSKDLHVYGYPFSFVPSMVHQNVLVFRLESGDEGDS
- a CDS encoding potassium channel family protein; the protein is MMFVIVGYGRVGSRTATILAEEGHEVVIVDDDIDRIERATDDGFETVRGDGADEEVLVEAEIEAADAIGAFTPDLNVNFAACMVGTHHGCRTVLRIDEDYREDIYEKYAAEVDEIVYPERLGAAGAKTALLGGDFNVVTDLAANLQLTVLEITDGSPAVGKRMSELELPESARIYAHGRAREPLTIPLPGTELAVGDEVAVITETDRADAVRSALLPASA
- a CDS encoding glutathione S-transferase family protein → MNMLVDGEWRTGAYDSTSDDGSFERQETSFRDEIRDDPDARFQPEADRYHLYVSYACPWAHRTLVTRALKGLEDAISVSVVDPYRGDDGWQFTPEKAGCTPDHVHGADYLRELYVKADPDATCRVTVPVLWDKEEDTIVNNESAEIMRMLDTEFDEYATRDVDLYPEGYRDDVDRIIDEIYEPINNGVYRAGFATKQGPYDEAVDDLFAALDHWDEVLADQRYLAGDRLTEADIAMFTTLVRFDNVYHTHFMCNVQYIREYDNLWPYLRDLYQTGVTDRREETPNERTGSEATRETPGVAETVNMDHIREHYYTTHPDVNPHRIVARGPDLDFEAPHDRDELPGGPPSDLVAAASADD
- a CDS encoding calcium/sodium antiporter: MMLGDAASLVVGVLALWLGARLLVTGAARLASAAGVSALVVGLTVVAFGTSAPEIVVSTGAALEGRGGVAVGNVVGSNVFNLGVILGLVAVIAPFRVAEQLLRRDVLAMAASTVVAAAVLATAVVSRLEGAVLLLLLGAYLGALVVAVRNVGDSNATDGREAASHESADGASTAEVASGEVSVRFGLEVGRVVGGLALVIVGGRLLVDAAVGLALAAGVSEWVVGATVVAAGTSLPELVTSVVAARRGDTSIAAGNVVGSNVFNVLGVLGIAAAVRPLAVDPGVFLALAWLAVLTVFATAVLATGRRLTRLEGATLVAFGAGYWIVSIAG
- a CDS encoding glutathione S-transferase N-terminal domain-containing protein, which gives rise to MAEITMYELPGCPYCAKVRSKLDELELDYDTIEVPRSHDDRTEVEKVSGQTGVPVIVDEANGVDGMSESDDIVAYLEKTYGDGAA